From the genome of Pseudonocardia sp. EC080619-01:
TCGGGCTGTCCCGGTTCAACACGAACGCGCACCTGGCCCGGGCCACCCTGGAGGCGATCTGCTACCAGTCCCGCGACGTCGCCGAGGCGATGACGAAGGACTCCGGCGTCTCGCTCGACGTCCTGAAGGTCGACGGCGGCGTCACGCTGAACGAGCTCTGCATGCAGATCCAGGCGGACGTCCTGGGTGTCTCGGTGTCGCGGCCGGTCGTCGCGGAGACGACGGCGCTCGGCGCGGCCTACGCGGCCGGGCTGGCGGTCGGGTTCTGGAAGAACACCGACGAGCTGCGGGAGAACTGGAACGAGGCCCGCCGCTGGGAGCCGCACTGGGACGCCGCCCAGCGTGACGAGGGCTACGCGAAGTGGAAGAAGGCCGTCGAGCGCACGCTCGACTGGGTCGACGTCGAGTGACCCCTGTGCCCGGTGCCGCCCCCACGACAGGGCGACACCGGGCACAACGGCGCACGTCCCGGGCGTTGAACGGGTAGTCCCCTGCAGGACGACACGAGTGGAAGGTCTGATCATGAAATCGGTGGAGCTCTCCCCGGAGGCCCGTACCGCGGCACTGCAGGCGATGGGCGACCGCGAGCTCGACGTGCTCGTCGTGGGGGGTGGCGTCGTCGGCGCCGGCTCCGCGCTCGACGCCGCGACCCGCGGCCTGTCGGTCGGCCTCGTGGAGGCGCGCGACTTCGCGTCCGGCACGTCCAGCCGCTCGTCCAAGCTCGTCCACGGCGGTCTCCGCTACCTGGAGATGCTGGACTTCCGGCTGGTCGCCGAGGCGCTCGCGGAGCGCGGCCTGCTCATCCAGCACCTCGCCCCGCACCTGGTCCGCCCGGTGCCGTTCCTCTACCCGCTGCAGCACCGCGGCTGGGAGCGGCTCTACGCCGGCGCCGGCGTCGCGCTCTACGACACGCTCGGCTTCCTCTCGGGCCGGTCCCGCGGCGTCCCGCACCACCGGCACCTCACCCGTCGCGGTGCGCGCCGGGTCGTCCCGTCGCTGCGCAAGGACGCCCTCGTGGGCGCCCTGCAGTACTACGACGCCCAGGTCGACGACGCCCGGCACACCATGATGATCGCCCGCACGGCCGCCGCGTACGGCGCGCACGTGGCGACCCGCGCCCGCGTCGTCGGGCTGCTGAAGGACGCCGGCCGTGTGGTCGGCGCGACCGTGCAGGACCTGGAGACCGGCGAGCGGGTCGACGTCCGCGCCAAGCAGGTCATCAACGCGACCGGCGTGTGGACCGACGACACCCAGGGCCTGGCCGGTGAGCGTGGCCTGTTCAAGGTGCGGGCCTCGAAGGGCATCCACCTGGTGGTGCCCCGCGACCGGATCCGCGGTGAGTCCGGGCTGATCCTGCGCACCGAGAAGTCGGTGCTGTTCGTCATCCCGTGGGGCCGGCACTGGATCATCGGCACCACCGACACCGACTGGGACCTCGACAAGGCCCACCCGGCTGCCAGCGCGGCCGACATCGACTACCTGCTCGAACACGTCAACGCCGTGCTGGAGCAGCCGCTCACCCACGACGACGTCGAGGGCGTCTACGCGGGCCTGCGCCCGCTGCTGTCGGGCGAGTCGGACTCCACGTCGAAGCTGTCCCGCGAGCACGCGGTCGCGACGCCGGTGCCCGGCCTCGTCGTCGTCGCCGGTGGGAAGTACACGACCTACCGGGTGATGGCGAAGGACGCGGTCGACGCCGCGGTGCACAGCCTGGACGCGAAGGTCCCGGAGTCGTGCACCGAGGACGTGCCGCTGCTCGGCGCCGAGGGCTTCCACGCGCTGACCAACGCCACCGCGCGGCTGGCCACGCAGTCGGGCCTGCACAAGGCCCGGATCGAGCACCTGCTCGGCCGCTACGGCTCGCTGATCCAGGAGGTGCTCGGCGTCGCCTCCGACGACCCGACGCTCACCGAGCCCCTCGCCGGCGCGCCGGACTACCTGCGCGCCGAGGTCGTCTACGCCGCGTCGCACGAGGGCGCCCGGCACCTCGAGGACATCCTCGCCCGCCGCACCCGGATCTCGATCGAGACGTTCGACCGCGGTGTCGGTGCGGCCGAGGAGGCCGCCCGGCTCGTCGCCCCGGTCCTCGGCTGGAACGAGGAGCAGGTCGCCCGCGAGGTCGACCACTACCGCAAGCGGGTGGAGGCCGAGCGGGAGAGCCAGAAGATGCCCGACGACGCCACCGCCGACGCGGCCCGGCTCGGCGCCCCGGACGTCGTGCCGGTCAGCGGCTGAGCCCGCCGTGAGCGAGCCCGGGCGGACCCCGGACGGCCGGTACGTGGTCGTCCGGGGCCGCCGGTGGCGAGCCGCCGATCCCGAGCTGCCCGACGACGTCCGGTCCCGGCTGCAGCAGCACCTCGGGCAGGCCCGCGCCGAGGTCGGCGCCGGGCGGCGGACCGGCGACGACGACCGGGTCACCGCCGCACGCGCCCGCGTCGACGCGGCCAAGCACGGCCTGGGCGAGCGCGGCACGCCGTGGTGGGGGCTCGGGCTCGGCGAGCGGCGCGACCGCTGGGAGGACGCGCTGCGCGAACTCTCCTGAGGAGCCCGGTCATCGAGGACCGGACCTGTCCGCATGAGGTCCTACCGTCGTTCTCGTCGGGCCGGGGAACAGCCCCCGGCCGGAGAACCCCCGAGAGGCGGGCCCATGAACGCCACCACCGAGTCCCAGGCCCTGACCGGCGAGCGCGCCGAGCTGGTCGCCCTGCTGGAGCGGCACCGCGGTTTCCTGTTGCAGACCGCCCAGGGCCTCACCGAGTCCCAGGCCCGTACGGCGAGCACGGTCAGCGCCCTCACCATCGCCTCGCTGCTCAAGCACGTCGCCGACACCGAGGAGCAGTGGTTCCGGTTCGCGCTGGAGGGCGCGAGCGCCTTCACCGCCGTCTACACCGACGACGTCGACTGGGACGCCGTCGCCACCGAGGGCG
Proteins encoded in this window:
- a CDS encoding glycerol-3-phosphate dehydrogenase/oxidase, which encodes MKSVELSPEARTAALQAMGDRELDVLVVGGGVVGAGSALDAATRGLSVGLVEARDFASGTSSRSSKLVHGGLRYLEMLDFRLVAEALAERGLLIQHLAPHLVRPVPFLYPLQHRGWERLYAGAGVALYDTLGFLSGRSRGVPHHRHLTRRGARRVVPSLRKDALVGALQYYDAQVDDARHTMMIARTAAAYGAHVATRARVVGLLKDAGRVVGATVQDLETGERVDVRAKQVINATGVWTDDTQGLAGERGLFKVRASKGIHLVVPRDRIRGESGLILRTEKSVLFVIPWGRHWIIGTTDTDWDLDKAHPAASAADIDYLLEHVNAVLEQPLTHDDVEGVYAGLRPLLSGESDSTSKLSREHAVATPVPGLVVVAGGKYTTYRVMAKDAVDAAVHSLDAKVPESCTEDVPLLGAEGFHALTNATARLATQSGLHKARIEHLLGRYGSLIQEVLGVASDDPTLTEPLAGAPDYLRAEVVYAASHEGARHLEDILARRTRISIETFDRGVGAAEEAARLVAPVLGWNEEQVAREVDHYRKRVEAERESQKMPDDATADAARLGAPDVVPVSG